The DNA segment ATCCCGATCAGCAGCAGCGGGACGATCGCCCCCGGCGTGCCAAAGCCCGCAACGCTCTCGAAGAACGCCGCAAGAAACAACGCCAGGAAAAAGAATCGTACCTGCCGATCTGGATGAACCGTTTCGAGGGACCGCTCCAACTCCCCCAACGCCCCGGTCTGCTCCATGACGACGTACAGCAGGATCGCCCCAACGACGATCATCAGGATCGTGAGCGTACCCCCGGCGGCATTGACCAGCGCACCAACCAGCGTCGCCCCGTCGCCGCCGTCGACGAAAAACAAACCGACCGTTACCGCGAAGGCAAGTAACACGGCCTGCTTCACGCCCCACGTCAGGCTGAGGATCAGCAGCAGGATGATCGGAACGAACGGGAGGATGCCGGTGATCCAGGACATGCCGTCCGCATTGTTGGCACGCACATCCGGTCGTAATCTCTGGCAGATGCGACTCACCCGCGCCCAAGTCCGCGAAATCGACCGGCGAGCCATCGAAGAGCTCGGCATCCCAGGAATCGTGCTGATGGAGAACGCGGCGCGTGCGGTGGCGGATGTCGTCGACCACGACCGCGTTGTTATCGTCTGCGGCGGCGGCAACAACGGCGGCGACGGCTACGCCATCGCCCGACACCTGCACAACCGCGACGTCGACGTGACAATTGTCGCCACGAAGCACGATCTCGCAGGCGATGCGAAAATCAACGCCGACATCTGTCGCAACATGGACCTGCGAACGGTCGACGACTTCGAGCCTGCCGACTATCCGTGTGCGATCGACGCCCTGCTCGGTACTGGCTTGGCTAAACCGCCCAGACCTGATGCCGCCGAGTGGATTCGCAAGATCAATCAGGTCCCCACCCGCATCGCCGTCGACGTGCCCAGCGGGATCGACTGCGACACCGGCGCCGTCCTCGGCGGAGAAGCGGTGCGAGCACTCACCATCGTCACGTTCGTCGCCGAGAAGGTCGGCTTTCCGAACGCGACCGAACACCTCGGCCGAGTCATCGTCGGTGACATCGGCGTGCCGCCCTCGTTGGTTCGCGAGGTCGTCGCTACCATGCCTGCGTGACGCTCCTCTCGGTGAACCTCAACAAGATCGCGACGCTGCGGAACACCCGGGATGTCGGCTATCCCGACGTCGCACGCTTCGGCCGCATCGCGCTCGATGCCGGGGCACACGGGCTCACCGTCCACCCCCGGCCGGACGAGCGACACATCCGCGCGGCCGACGTGCCGATCATCGCCGGCGTCTGCAACGCCGCGGGTGTCGAGTTCAACATCGAGGGCAACCCTTTCGAAGGCCGGTTCATGGAGCACTGCCGTGAAGTGCGCCCGACGCAGGCGACGCTGGTTCCCGACACCCTGGAGCAATCGACCTCGGATCACGGCTGGGACTTCGCCGCCGACCGCGATCGCCTGACGCCGATCGTGGAGGAACTGCGTGAGCTCGGCTGCCGGGTCAGTGTCTTCGCCGATCACGACGCCGACATGGACGCCGCCGCCGCGACCGGGGCGGATCGGGTCGAGCTTTACACCGAGCCGTATGCCGCCGACCCGTCGATGCTGTCGAAGTTCGCCGCCGCCGCCGAGCGTGCCACCGCTGCCAGGCTGCACATCAACGCCGGGCACGACCTCAACCTCGACAACCTCGCCGCGTTCGGCGGCGCGGTGCCCGGCCTTCTCGAAGTCAGCATCGGCCACGCCCTGATCGCCGACGCTTTGGAACTCGGCATGTTCGAAGCGGTCAAGCGGTATCTCCGTTGCCTGTAAGACAGGCTGTGCCCGCCCTACAGTCCCGCCATGTTCAGCGGCGCACTCACCGCGTTGGTCACCCCGTTCAAAGACGGCAAGGTCGACGAAGCCAGGCTCATCGAGCAGGTCAAGTTCCAACTCGATGCCGGCATCGACGGCCTCGTCCCTGTTGGCACGACCGGCGAGAGCCCGACGCTCGACATGAACGAGCACAAGCGTGTCATTGAGATCGTCGTGGAGACCGCGGCCGGCCGGGTGCCGACCATCGCCGGGGCCGGCGGCAACTCGACCGAGGAAGCGCTCGAACTGCACAACCACGCGAAGGCCGTCGGTGCATCGGCCGCTCTCTCGGTGAACCCGTACTACAACAAGCCGACGCAGGAAGGTCTGTATCGGCACTTCATGAAGCTCGCTGACGCGATTCCGTTGCCGATCGTGTTGTACAACATCCCCGGTCGCTGCGGGGTCAACATGTCGCCCGACACCATCGCCCGCCTCGCCGAACACCACGGCATCGTCGCAATCAAGGAAGCGACCGGCTCCTGCGACCAAGCCTCGCAGATCCGACAACGCTGCGACCTGCCCATCCTCTCCGGCGACGACTCGCTCACGCTGCCGCTGATGAGCATCGGCGGCGTCGGCGTCATCAGCGTCGCGAGCAACCTGATCCCCAACAAGATCACCGCGATGGTCCGGCAGGCGGCCGACGGCGATTTCACAGCGGCGCGCGGCATCCACACGCAGGTTTTCCCGCTCTGCCAGGCCCTGTTTCTCGAAGGCAATCCGGGTGGCGTGAAGAAGGCGATGCAACTCCTCGGCCGCGACAGTGGCGAGATGCGGCTGCCGCTTTGGGAAGTTGGCGACGCGACGGCCGCCGCCATCAGGCACGCGTTGCAAGGGTTGGGGTTGCTGTGACTCGACTGTGTGTGCCGATCTTCGTCCGGGGCATCGAGCAGGCCCGCAAGGACATCGCCGGGGCGGTCGAAGCCGGGGCCGATGTGATCGAGCTGCGGCTCGACGCGATCGAATCCGAGGAAGATGTGCTCATCCTCACCGGCGGCTTCGACATCCCGTTCATCCTCACCGCCCGCACCATCCACGAAGGCGGCGAAGACACCCGCTCGGTCAGCGATCGGCTCTCGTTCCTGCGGGCTTGCCGTGAGGCGGTCGGCTCGGCCACGCACGTCGACATGGAAGCGGCCTCGCTGGAGCAACTCGCGCTCGGCGACTTGCCCGAAGCCGAGGAGTTGATGGCACTCGAGGAAGGCTCGCTCATCGCCTCGGCCCACGATTTCAAAGGCCGGCCCGCGACGCTGACCAAGCTCTTCGCGGAGCTGCGGTCGATGGGCGACATCCCCAAGGTTGCCTGGCAAGCACGCAGCATCCGCGACAACGTCGAAGCCTTCGAACTGCTCGAACAGGCCCCTGGCTCGATCGTGCTCTGCATGGGCGAAGCCGGGCTGATGTCGCGGGTGTTGGCGAAAAAGTTCGGAGCCTACCTCACCTTCGCATCGCTCCGCGACACCAGCGCCACCGCACCCGGACAGCCGACGATCGACGAACTTAAAACCCTCTACCGCTGGGACCGCATCGGTCGTCGCACGAAGGTCTTCGGCGTCGTAGCGGATCCGGTCGCGCACTCGATGTCGCCGGCGGTGCACAACGCTGCCTTCGACGCGACCGGCTACGACGGCGTCTACCTCCCAATGCTCGTGCAGGGTTCATACGAGTCTTTCAAAGCGTTCATGGAGACCGTCGCCCGGTTCACGCCCCTGCACCTGACCGGGCTGAGCGTGACGATCCCGCACAAGGAACACGCGCTGCGTTACCTCGATGAGATCGGCAGCAACGTCGACCCGCTGGCTCGAACGATCGGCGCGGTCAACACCCTCGACCGCGTCGGCGAATCCTGGCACGGTCGCAACACCGACTGCGGCGCGATCGTCGAAAGCGTCGGTGACGTGGCCGGCAAGCATTGCGTGGTGCTCGGCGCGGGCGGTACGGCGCGGGCGGCGGTCGCCGGCATCCTCGACGCCGGCGGCAACGTCACGCTGCTCAATCGCACACGCAGCCGGGCCGAGAAAATTGCCGACGACTTCCCCACGATCGACGTGGGTGATTGGGACGAGCGAGACACGGTGGCCGGCGACGTGTACCTCAACACCACGTCGATCGGCATGTCACCAGACGTCGATGCTTCGCCCTACGACACGCTGCCGCCGATGGATGGCGCCACGGTGTTCGACGCGGTGTACAACCCGATCGAAACGCGCTTGCTACGAGAAGCACGGGTTGCCGGAGCGCGCACGGTGAGTGGGTTGGAAATGTTCGTCCGCCAGGCCGCCGCGCAATCCCGAGGTTGGACTGGCCTCGACGCACCGAACGACATCATGCGGGCCACCATCGAAGCCGCGCTGGATCAGCCGTCGTAGCTGTACGATCCGAAAACTTTGACCATGACCTGCCGCGTACGAGGACCATCGAACTCGGCGAGGTAAATCCCCTGCCACCGGCCAAGCTGCAGCTTCCGACCTCGGGCAAACACGAACGTTGCATTACCGACCATCGACGTCTTGAGATGACTGTCAGAGTTCCCCTCGGCGTGGCGGTAAAACGGCTCATCCTTCGGCACCAACTGGTCGAGCTTGGCCAGAAGATCATGACGCACGTCGGGATCGGCGTTCTCCTGGATCGTCACGCCGGCCGTTGTGTGAGGGACAAAAACGTGAACAACCGAACTATCGAGTTCGAGATTTGCCAGCACACTCTCGACCCTCTCGGTGATGTCGACAAACACGTTGCGAGCTTCCGTCTCGACATCGAAGGCGTAGGTCTTTGAGAGTTTCTCGGGCATGGCGGCGTTATACCACGCCGATTAGCCGATGTGCCAAGTCGTGCCGTCTTTGCCGTCCTCCAGCACGACACCGAGGTCGGCCAAGCGATCGCGGATGGCGTCGGACGTGGCGAAATCCTTGGCCTTTCGCCGTTCCAGACGCAACTCGACGAACAAGTCGAGCAGCTTGCCAGTGAGATCGTCGCGGGTCGGCGGCGTGAGCAGATCGAGGCCGAGCAATCCGCCAAGTTCGCCGAGCGTCACCGCTGCCGCCGCGGCTTCGGTGTCGTCGGCGTGTTTGGCGATGGCGTTGTTCAGCTCGTGAAGTGCCGCGATCGCGCCGGCGGTGTTGAAGTCGTCGTCCATTGCGTCGGCGAACTTGCGCTGGGCCTCGGCGACCGCATTGGCAAGTCCGCCGACTTCGCCGGCTTCAACCTTGCTCAGACGCTCGGCGGTGCGGGCAAAGTTGGCCATGCCCTTCTTCGTCGCCTCGATCACGTCGTCGTGGAAGTCGATCGGACTGCGGTAATGCGTGGCGAGAATGAGATAGCGCAGCGTCCGCGGTGTGTGCTGCTCGAAGAACTCGGCGGCGGAGATGACGTTGCCGATCGAGCCGGACATCTTTTCGTCCTTCCACTCGCCGCTGACCGCCTTGGTCTTCATGCGGGTCAGGCCGTTGTGGAGCCAGTACTTCGCGAACGGCTTGCCGGTCGCTCCCTCGCTCTGGGCGAGTTCGTTCTCGTGGTGCGGGAACATCAGGTCCAACCCGCCGCCGTGGATATCGAAGGACTCGCCGAGCAGCTTCATGCTCATCGCGCTGCACTCGATGTGCCAGCCAGGTCGGCCCTTGCCCCACGGACTGTCCCAGTTCGGCTCGTCCGGCTTCGCCGCTTTCCACAGGGCGAAGTCGCGCGGGTCGGTCTTGCCGTCGATGACGACGTCGCGGGTGGTGGCTTCGGCTTCGTCCGGGCGTCGGCCGCTGAGCTTGCCGTAGTCGGCGTCCTCGCTCACGTCGAAGTACACATTCCCATCACCGGCGTACGCCTTGCCGTTGGCGATGAGACGCTCGCAGAGCTTGATGATGTCGGCGATGTGGTCCGTGGCACGCGGGTAGGCGTCGACGGTGTCGATGCCGAGCGCGATCAGCGCCGCCTTGTACTCCGCTTCGTACCTGGTCACGAGCGACTCGACGCTGACGCCGAGCTCGTTGGCCTTGTTGATGAGCTTGTCCTCGACATCGGTGATGTTGGTGACCCAGGTGACGACGTACCCGCGATGGGTGAGCCAGCGCTTGATCGCGTCGAAGATGACCGGGCCGACCATGTGGCCGACGTGCGGCGGCTTGTACACGGTCGGGCCGCAGAGATACATCCCGACCTTGCCGGGTTCGACCGGCTCGAACGTCTCCTTGCGTCGGGTGAGCGTGTTGTGGATGCGGAGGCTCATCACGCGGACTCTAGGAGCACCACCACCTGGGCCGCGATCGCTTCGCCGCGGCCGATGGCGTCGAGGCCTTCGTTGGTGCCGGCTTTCACGTTCACCGGGGCGTCGAGCATCCCCCCAATCGCGTCGCGAATCGCGGCCTTGAACGGATACAGCTTCGGCCGCTCGGCGTGGATCATGCAATCGGCGTTGGCCACGGTGTAGCCGGCCTCGCGGACCCGCCGCAGCGCCTCCTCCACGAACACCCGGCTCTCGGCATCTCGCCAACGCTCATCACTCGGCGGGAACAGATCACCGATATCCCCCGCCCCGATCGCCCCGAGCAAGGCGTCGGTCAACGCATGGAGCACCACGTCGCCGTCGGAGTGGGCGATGGCGGACATCTCCTCGCTGACGACCACGCCGCCGAGCACGAGCTTGCCGCCGCTTCGAAGTTTGTGAATGTCATGGCCGAGGCCGATGCGGATTCGCATGGGGATGTGTGGTATGTTGCTTGGGTGCCGGAGGAAAACGGACAGGCCGACCCATCGACGCCCGACGATCGGCTCGTCGAACTGTACGAGAAAATGCGGCGTGTCGCCTCCACGATGATGCGGCACGAATCCTCCAGCCACACGCTCCAAACGACCGCGCTCGCCAACGAAGCCTACATGCGTCTGCAGCGGGACCGACAGGTGAAGTGGCAGGACGACGGGCAGTTCTTCGGTGCCGCCGCGGAGGCGATGCGGCGGGTGCTCATCGACCACGCCCGCAAGCATCTTGCCGCCAAACGCGGCGGCAACAGCACGGATGGGAACAAACGCCGAGCACGCAAGGTCAGCTTCGACGTCGTCCAACTCGCCGCCGAGGATGACGTGGATCAGCTCGTCGATCTGAACGATGCGCTCGAAGCACTCGCCGCCGAGGACGAGCGGTCGGCCGAGGTCGTGCGGCTGAGGATTTTCGCCGGTCTCGAAGTCGAGAAGATCGGCGACGTGCTCGGCATCAGCGAACGCACCGTGCGTCGGGAGTGGACCTTCGCGAAGACCTGGCTTTACGACCGCCTGTCCGGTGGCGACGACGAGTCACGCGACACCTCGTAGGGCAGGCACGGCCTGCCACCTCGATGACGCACGCATTCGGCAGGCAGTGCCTGCCCTACGAAAAACGATGCCCACGCTCAGCACGATCAAAGATGTCTTCGGCGAAGCGCTCGACCTGCCGGCGGGAGAGCGGGATGCGTTTCTCGGCGCTCAGCCGGACGACGTGCGGACGGCGGTGCAGCGCCTGCTCGACGCCGAGACCGACGCGGCCGAGGCGGATGAACCGCAATCCGTCGGCGGCTGGATCGACGGCGGCAACGCGCCGGCCCCTGGCCAAACGTTCGGCCAATACACGCTGGTCAAGAAGCTCGGCGAAGGCGGCCACGGCGAGGTCTGGGAAGCCGACCAGCAGCAACCTGTCCGCCGACGCGTGGCGATCAAGCTGCTCAAGACCGGCCTTGACGAAACCCAACTCGCCGCCCGCTTCGGTGCCGAGCGGCAGGCGTTGGCGTGCATGGACCACCCCGGCGTCGCACGGGTCTACGACGCTGGAAAAACGGACGACGGTCCCGGCGGTGCCGGGCGGTTGTTCCTCGTGATGGAGCTCGCGCCGGGCAAGCCGATCACCAAGTTTGCCGCGGCGGAAAACCTCACCCTGCGTGAGCGTCTGCGCTTGTTCGAACGCCTCTGCCGCGCGGTCCAGCACGCCCACCAAAAAGGGGTGATCCACCGCGACATCAAGCCGGCGAATGTGCTGGTCTGGCGTGACGGTGACGACACGCCGATGAAGGTGATCGACTTCGGCATCGTCAAGCTCCTGCGGCCTGACGACGAGCGGTTCGATACCGACACGCCACGGACCGAGCAGACGCAGCTCATTGGCACGCCGCAGTACATGTCGCCCGAGCAGGCGGCCGGCGAGACGGTGCTCGATGTGCGGTCGGATGTGTATGCGCTGGGCGTGTTGCTCTACGAACTAACGACCGGCTTGAACCCCCACGTCGCGGCGGCGAAGGAAAAGAGCAAGCGTGCCGTGCTGATCGCGGCTCGGGACCTTGATCCACCGACGCCTTCGTCATTGGTGAAACTGCCGCGCGAGTTGGACTGGATATGCGGGCAGGCGTTGGCGAAGGAGCCGGGCGAGCGGTACGCGACGGCCAACGAACTCGGCGACGATGTGCGGCGCTACCTCGACCGCCTGCCCGTCGAAGCCGCCCCGCCATCGTGGGTGTATCGGCTGCGGCGTCACGCGGCACGGAACAAGCCGACCTTCATCGCGGCGGCTGCCGCAGTGTTCCTGCTCATCGGCGGCGCGATTGCGACGTCGGTGCAGGCGGTCCGTGCGACACGGGCCGAGACGGTCGCGCTGGACCAGCGCGACGAGGCCGAACGGCAACGTCAACAGGCAGAGGAGCAACGTGCGATCGCCGTCGCCGCGGAACTCGACGCCGAAAACAAAGCCGCCGAGGCCGAGGCGGTCTCGCAGTTTTTCCAACGCGTGATGTTCGGCGCCCGCCCGGAGTACTCGCCCGACGATCGAGAGGTCATCCTGAAAATGCTGCGGGCCGCGGCCAGAGGATTGCGGTCGGACTTACTCGATCGTCCGTCAGTGCGTGCTGAGCTTGCCGACATGATCGCGATGATCCATCTGGAGCTACAAGCTCCCGAGGAAGCCGAGACGCTCGCGGAGCAAGCGTTCACGATCCGCCGCGACATGTACGGTCCCGACGATCCGCGCACGCTGCGGTCGATGACGCTCGTCGCCAACGTCGTTCGGCAGAAAGGTGATTTGGAAAAGGCCGACAAGATTTTCCACGAAGTCCTCGAACTCGCCGAGCAGCGCGGGCTTGCCGAGGAGCATCCGGTCATCGGCTTTTCGCTCGAAGGCTTGGCCGTTTCGGCGCTGACGCGCAAGGCCTACGCCGAAGGCTTGCCGCATGCCGAGCGGTTCGCCGAGGGGCTTGAAGCCGCCGGGTTCGCGGACGGGGACTACGCAAAACGTGAACGTCTCGGCATCGCCTGGCAGACGCTCGCGGC comes from the Planctomycetota bacterium genome and includes:
- the dapA gene encoding 4-hydroxy-tetrahydrodipicolinate synthase, which codes for MFSGALTALVTPFKDGKVDEARLIEQVKFQLDAGIDGLVPVGTTGESPTLDMNEHKRVIEIVVETAAGRVPTIAGAGGNSTEEALELHNHAKAVGASAALSVNPYYNKPTQEGLYRHFMKLADAIPLPIVLYNIPGRCGVNMSPDTIARLAEHHGIVAIKEATGSCDQASQIRQRCDLPILSGDDSLTLPLMSIGGVGVISVASNLIPNKITAMVRQAADGDFTAARGIHTQVFPLCQALFLEGNPGGVKKAMQLLGRDSGEMRLPLWEVGDATAAAIRHALQGLGLL
- a CDS encoding serine/threonine-protein kinase codes for the protein MPTLSTIKDVFGEALDLPAGERDAFLGAQPDDVRTAVQRLLDAETDAAEADEPQSVGGWIDGGNAPAPGQTFGQYTLVKKLGEGGHGEVWEADQQQPVRRRVAIKLLKTGLDETQLAARFGAERQALACMDHPGVARVYDAGKTDDGPGGAGRLFLVMELAPGKPITKFAAAENLTLRERLRLFERLCRAVQHAHQKGVIHRDIKPANVLVWRDGDDTPMKVIDFGIVKLLRPDDERFDTDTPRTEQTQLIGTPQYMSPEQAAGETVLDVRSDVYALGVLLYELTTGLNPHVAAAKEKSKRAVLIAARDLDPPTPSSLVKLPRELDWICGQALAKEPGERYATANELGDDVRRYLDRLPVEAAPPSWVYRLRRHAARNKPTFIAAAAAVFLLIGGAIATSVQAVRATRAETVALDQRDEAERQRQQAEEQRAIAVAAELDAENKAAEAEAVSQFFQRVMFGARPEYSPDDREVILKMLRAAARGLRSDLLDRPSVRAELADMIAMIHLELQAPEEAETLAEQAFTIRRDMYGPDDPRTLRSMTLVANVVRQKGDLEKADKIFHEVLELAEQRGLAEEHPVIGFSLEGLAVSALTRKAYAEGLPHAERFAEGLEAAGFADGDYAKRERLGIAWQTLAALRIYMAETDEQRAEGLALSRRSVDLVSDLPILQAARVGIMRVHEQNALRAQDFDYYFTAIADRFELIDAEVDLPPASTFDRRFRLLQQYVSAHEQGRLHEGHRPRYLAIAVETHRDVKEIFGEKHPMRAFAALIHYFMLVINESPVEAVRLADRVIAEIGDALPGDPALGDLKNSADNMRGHLEEFNQPVENSGNL
- a CDS encoding pyridoxine 5'-phosphate synthase, with translation MTLLSVNLNKIATLRNTRDVGYPDVARFGRIALDAGAHGLTVHPRPDERHIRAADVPIIAGVCNAAGVEFNIEGNPFEGRFMEHCREVRPTQATLVPDTLEQSTSDHGWDFAADRDRLTPIVEELRELGCRVSVFADHDADMDAAAATGADRVELYTEPYAADPSMLSKFAAAAERATAARLHINAGHDLNLDNLAAFGGAVPGLLEVSIGHALIADALELGMFEAVKRYLRCL
- a CDS encoding L-lactate permease produces the protein MSWITGILPFVPIILLLILSLTWGVKQAVLLAFAVTVGLFFVDGGDGATLVGALVNAAGGTLTILMIVVGAILLYVVMEQTGALGELERSLETVHPDRQVRFFFLALFLAAFFESVAGFGTPGAIVPLLLIG
- the ispF gene encoding 2-C-methyl-D-erythritol 2,4-cyclodiphosphate synthase yields the protein MRIRIGLGHDIHKLRSGGKLVLGGVVVSEEMSAIAHSDGDVVLHALTDALLGAIGAGDIGDLFPPSDERWRDAESRVFVEEALRRVREAGYTVANADCMIHAERPKLYPFKAAIRDAIGGMLDAPVNVKAGTNEGLDAIGRGEAIAAQVVVLLESA
- a CDS encoding type I 3-dehydroquinate dehydratase; the protein is MTRLCVPIFVRGIEQARKDIAGAVEAGADVIELRLDAIESEEDVLILTGGFDIPFILTARTIHEGGEDTRSVSDRLSFLRACREAVGSATHVDMEAASLEQLALGDLPEAEELMALEEGSLIASAHDFKGRPATLTKLFAELRSMGDIPKVAWQARSIRDNVEAFELLEQAPGSIVLCMGEAGLMSRVLAKKFGAYLTFASLRDTSATAPGQPTIDELKTLYRWDRIGRRTKVFGVVADPVAHSMSPAVHNAAFDATGYDGVYLPMLVQGSYESFKAFMETVARFTPLHLTGLSVTIPHKEHALRYLDEIGSNVDPLARTIGAVNTLDRVGESWHGRNTDCGAIVESVGDVAGKHCVVLGAGGTARAAVAGILDAGGNVTLLNRTRSRAEKIADDFPTIDVGDWDERDTVAGDVYLNTTSIGMSPDVDASPYDTLPPMDGATVFDAVYNPIETRLLREARVAGARTVSGLEMFVRQAAAQSRGWTGLDAPNDIMRATIEAALDQPS
- a CDS encoding ECF-type sigma factor, which encodes MPEENGQADPSTPDDRLVELYEKMRRVASTMMRHESSSHTLQTTALANEAYMRLQRDRQVKWQDDGQFFGAAAEAMRRVLIDHARKHLAAKRGGNSTDGNKRRARKVSFDVVQLAAEDDVDQLVDLNDALEALAAEDERSAEVVRLRIFAGLEVEKIGDVLGISERTVRREWTFAKTWLYDRLSGGDDESRDTS
- the cysS gene encoding cysteine--tRNA ligase, whose translation is MSLRIHNTLTRRKETFEPVEPGKVGMYLCGPTVYKPPHVGHMVGPVIFDAIKRWLTHRGYVVTWVTNITDVEDKLINKANELGVSVESLVTRYEAEYKAALIALGIDTVDAYPRATDHIADIIKLCERLIANGKAYAGDGNVYFDVSEDADYGKLSGRRPDEAEATTRDVVIDGKTDPRDFALWKAAKPDEPNWDSPWGKGRPGWHIECSAMSMKLLGESFDIHGGGLDLMFPHHENELAQSEGATGKPFAKYWLHNGLTRMKTKAVSGEWKDEKMSGSIGNVISAAEFFEQHTPRTLRYLILATHYRSPIDFHDDVIEATKKGMANFARTAERLSKVEAGEVGGLANAVAEAQRKFADAMDDDFNTAGAIAALHELNNAIAKHADDTEAAAAAVTLGELGGLLGLDLLTPPTRDDLTGKLLDLFVELRLERRKAKDFATSDAIRDRLADLGVVLEDGKDGTTWHIG
- a CDS encoding NAD(P)H-hydrate epimerase, whose protein sequence is MRLTRAQVREIDRRAIEELGIPGIVLMENAARAVADVVDHDRVVIVCGGGNNGGDGYAIARHLHNRDVDVTIVATKHDLAGDAKINADICRNMDLRTVDDFEPADYPCAIDALLGTGLAKPPRPDAAEWIRKINQVPTRIAVDVPSGIDCDTGAVLGGEAVRALTIVTFVAEKVGFPNATEHLGRVIVGDIGVPPSLVREVVATMPA
- a CDS encoding secondary thiamine-phosphate synthase enzyme YjbQ, encoding MPEKLSKTYAFDVETEARNVFVDITERVESVLANLELDSSVVHVFVPHTTAGVTIQENADPDVRHDLLAKLDQLVPKDEPFYRHAEGNSDSHLKTSMVGNATFVFARGRKLQLGRWQGIYLAEFDGPRTRQVMVKVFGSYSYDG